A genomic stretch from Helianthus annuus cultivar XRQ/B chromosome 1, HanXRQr2.0-SUNRISE, whole genome shotgun sequence includes:
- the LOC110876879 gene encoding uncharacterized protein LOC110876879 has protein sequence MPISQFQMFKINHINRSENKHADALSKLAATSFIHLAKEIRITLRIISDNGTNFASEDLQKWFKEMKIEHNFASVAHPQANGQVESVKKQIVDGIKARLGTAHRGWVDELPIILWAHRTMPKTSIGETPFSLVYGSEAVIPTEIGLPSPRVLAMEKQSNE, from the exons ATGCCAATCAGCCAATTCCAGATGTTCAAAATAAATCACATAAACAGAAGTGAGAACAAGCACGCAGATGCGCTAAGCAAATTAGCTGCTACCAGTTTCATACACCTAGCTAAAGAG ATTCGGATTACATTACGAATTATCTCCGACAACGGCACCAATTTCGCATCAGAAGATCTTCAAAAGTGGTTCAAGGAAATGAAGATCGAGCACAACTTTGCCTCTGTGGCGCACCCTCAAGCAAATGGCCAAGTCGAGAGCGTCAAAAAACAGATAGTTGATGGTATAAAAGCAAGGCTCGGAACAGCGCACAGAGGATGGGTTGATGAACTTCCTATCATTTTATGGGCTCATCGTACCATGCCAAAGACTAGCATAGGAGAAACCCCATTCAGTCTTGTATACGGATCGGAGGCAGTAATCCCAACCGAGATCGGCCTTCCATCACCGCGCGTGCTTGCCATGGAAAAACAAAGCAATGAGTAG